The following are encoded in a window of Triticum urartu cultivar G1812 unplaced genomic scaffold, Tu2.1 TuUngrouped_contig_5850, whole genome shotgun sequence genomic DNA:
- the LOC125529789 gene encoding serine/threonine-protein phosphatase BSL1 homolog, whose amino-acid sequence MVVFQGGIGPAGHSTDDLYVLDLTNDKFKWHRVVVQGAGPGPRYGHCMDLVAQRYLVSVSGNDGKRVLSDAWALDTAQKPYKWQKLNPDGDRPSARMYGTASARSDGMLLLCGGRDASGTPLSDAYGLLMHTNGQWEWTLAPGISPSPRYQHAAVFVGARLHVTGGVLRGGRAIEGEGAIAVLDTAAGVWLDRNGIVTSRTLKSSNEHDASSDLLRRCRHAAASVGSQIYIYGGLRGDILLDDFLIAENAPFQSETDRVPSTDKKSIDMLTEASAAEAEAVSAVWRAAKEASHASSEDSLSDGIGSESPLSETSPMADDLDDGGSMEPDVKLHSRAVVVAKEAVGDLGCLVRQLSLDQFENESRRMHPANNDQSYSSKKALNRQRSPQGLHKKVISLLLRPRNWNAPADRTFFLDSYEVGELCYAAEQIFMQEPTVLQLKAPVKVFGDLHGQFGDLMRLFDEYGYPSTAGDITYIDYLFLGDYVDRGQHSLETITLLLALKIEYPEHVHLIRGNHEAADINALFGFRLECIERMGESDGIWAWTRFNQLFNYLPLAAMIEKKIICMHGGIGRSINSVEQIEKIERPITMDVGSIVLMDLLWSDPTENDSVEGLRPNARGPGLVTFGPDRVAEFCKRNKLQLIIRAHECVMDGFERFAHGQLITLFSATNYCGTANNAGAILVVGRGLVIVPKLIHPLPPPVNSPESSPERAMDATWMQELNIQRPPTPTRGRPHSAGDRNSLAYI is encoded by the exons GAAAGCGGGTCTTATCAGATGCTTGGGCTTTGGACACAGCTCAGAAACCATATAAGTGGCAGAAACTTAACCCTGATGGTGATAGACCTTCAGCAAGGAT GTATGGCACTGCCAGTGCACGCTCCGATGGCATGCTTTTACTTTGTGGTGGAAGGGATGCTTCTGGGACG CCACTCTCTGATGCTTATGGACTACTTATGCATACAAATGGTCAGTGGGAGTGGACTCTGGCTCCCGGGATATCTCCATCTCCAAGATATCAGCATGCAGCT GTCTttgttggtgctcggctgcatgTTACTGGAGGTGTCCTTAGAGGAGGGAGAGCTATTGAAGGGGAGGGTGCAATTGCAG TTCTGGACACTGCTGCTGGAGTTTGGTTGGATAGAAATGGCATTGTGACCTCTCGCACTCTAAAATCTTCCAATGAGCATGATGCTTCTTCGGATCTGCTTCGTCGTTGCCGCCATGCAGCTGCTTCTGTTGGTTCTCAGATATACATTTATGGTGGACTGAGGGGAG ATATCCTCCTCGATGATTTTCTTATTGCTGAGAATGCACCCTTCCAATCAGAAACTGATAGGGTCCCAAG CACGGACAAGAAGTCAATTGACATGTTGACAGAGGCATCAGCTGCCGAAGCTGAAGCTGTTAGTGCTGTATGGCGAGCTGCAAAGGAAGCATCTCATGCATCTTCAGAAGACAGTCTTTCAGATGGAATAGGATCCGAGTCCCCTCTCAGTGAAACTTCACCAATGGCTGATGATTTAGATGATGGGGGCTCCATGGAACCAGATGTGAAGTTGCATTCTAGAGCA GTTGTAGTTGCTAAAGAAGCAGTAGGAGATTTAGGATGTTTGGTCCGACAGCTTTCACTTGATCAGTTTGAGAATGAAAGTAGAAGAATGCATCCCGCGAACAATGATCAATCATATTCATCGAAGAAAGCATTAAATAGACAAAGGTCTCCACAAGGTTTGCATAAGAAG GTCATTTCGCTCTTATTGAGGCCAAGGAATTGGAATGCTCCAGCTGATAGGACCTTTTTCCTGGACTCTTATGAAGTTGGCGAGCTATGCTATGCTGCTGAGCAGATTTTTATGCAGGAACCAACTGTCTTACAACTAAAAGCACCAGTTAAAGTATTTGGTGATCTGCATGGGCAGTTTGGGGACCTAATGCGCCTTTTCGATGAATATGGTTATCCATCTACTGCTGGTGACATAAC ATATATTGATTATCTCTTCTTGGGAGACTATGTTGACCGAGGTCAGCACAGCTTGGAAACAATAACATTACTTCTTGCTCTTAAA ATAGAGTACCCTGAACATGTCCACCTGATTAGAGGAAATCATGAGGCTGCTGACATCAATGCTCTTTTCGGCTTCCGTCTTGAATGCATTGAGAGAATG GGTGAAAGTGATGGTATATGGGCTTGGACTAGATTCAACCAACTATTTAATTATCTCCCTCTGGCTGCTATGATAGAAAAGAAAATAATATGCATGCATGGTGGCATCGGGAGGTCAATAAACAGTGTGGAGCAAATTGAAAAAATTGAAAGGCCTATTACAATGGATGTCGGATCTATTGTCCTCATGGATCTTTTATG GTCTGATCCTACAGAAAATGATAGTGTAGAGGGTTTGAGGCCAAATGCACGAGGACCTGGCTTGGTAACATTTGGG CCTGATCGAGTGGCAGAATTCTGTAAACGAAACAAATTGCAATTGATCATAAGAGCTCATGAGTGTGTTATGGATGGATTTGAGCGTTTCGCCCATGGGCAGTTGATCACTTTATTTTCAGCCACTAATTATTGTG GCACTGCAAATAATGCTGGCGCCATACTTGTGGTGGGAAGGGGACTAGTTATTGTCCCGAAGTTAATTCATCCACTTCCACCACCTGTTAATTCTCCTGAGTCATCCCCTGAACGTGCCATGGATGCCACATGGATGCAG GAACTTAACATACAGCGGCCACCTACACCAACTAGAGGACGGCCGCATTCTGCTGGTGACAGGAACTCTCTTGCTTACATATGA